A DNA window from Hydractinia symbiolongicarpus strain clone_291-10 chromosome 6, HSymV2.1, whole genome shotgun sequence contains the following coding sequences:
- the LOC130648127 gene encoding uncharacterized protein LOC130648127 yields the protein MENKSCSNCNESLLLDTFRVLGNGQTTKTCIKCLDKKKQGRDKNKCPHGRRRNQCKECKGSQIFPHEEYRAYCKDCGGRQICPHERQKACCKDCKGSQICIHKRMRSYCKECKGSQICKHGKLKYRCKDCKKSKQSE from the coding sequence ATGGAAAACAAGAGCTGCTCAAATTGTAACGAGAGTCTTTTGCTAGATACATTTAGAGTGCTGGGAAATGGTCAAACTACAAAGACATGCATCAAATGCCTGGATAAAAAGAAACAGGGGCGTGACAAAAACAAATGCCCCCATGGTAGGCGTAGGAACCAGTGCAAAGAGTGCAAGGGAAGTCAGATTTTTCCCCATGAAGAATATAGGGCTTACTGTAAAGATTGTGGTGGAAGACAGATTTGTCCCCATGAGAGACAGAAGGCTTGCTGCAAGGACTGTAAAGGTAGCCAGATTTGTATACATAAAAGGATGAGATCCTATTGTAAAGAGTGTAAAGGCAGTCAGATTTGCAAGCACGGGAAATTAAAGTATCGCTGCAAAGACTGCAAGAAGAGCAAACAGTCGGAATAA
- the LOC130647322 gene encoding SUMO-specific isopeptidase USPL1-like, whose product MVMMALNRYCSDCMKKGEFLPLRFVMMNISSGVWICPKDECIFPMNSSLLMDYIEDNVTSERVLRLTRPSVKKNSMNKKLGNTPPGKLLSEDQLKPFAEISPQWSYSSRSYTSGESSSSLKSNESNDNVSSKKSTISSDIVLQQGPHMTYPLWENDGLLCWLDAALAMLVLNTTLRETKSKDETSLVNHLIKDYQKLLNAFNLHGVYTQVRPQLRELRQCFLKFLQPKLLSSDDQDDSPLFLLPFILKADEKLYADLEVDFTCRFHCNECGFEKTDGFNKMIISLPNCNEDLSFDDNIHFSRACYHCFKAGQRTQFHINRHPKIMFVHFKEGVTTRQFWNEFNFTGPDNDRYIVTQIIQYLHKKRHFVLWSYSFEEKLWLQADDLKEHVVNFKYKQPRCRPEEVHLVIWERLSVLQAVIKTKLKVALPKLELSSPLDSPSVYTMLSRRFGASRCSSKTASIVSSDGLTPLHSPSGLSKVSLIKGMQNVPRFQPYMSKQKGKQSLNKSSQNRKDTGSNKVKLESDRNNESATESTKVSNFSCTSSLVLTLSEAVTASVLSSEKSSGETNDSVIAMSVTSSSSSETNDIRALPKRIDVDTTAVLNRVKDILSVEFEEMDIFPSKDETKTIESSDSYENDENEIDFQMGGVDVISDKLLDDILDGNL is encoded by the exons ATGGTAATGATGGCACTTAACCGATATTGCAGTGATTGCATGAAAAAGGGAGAATTTTTACCTCTTCGGTTCGTAATGATGAATATCAGTAGTGGTGTTTGGATTTGTCCTAAAGATGAG tgTATATTTCCAATGAACTCTTCATTATTGATGGATTATATTGAAGATAATGTGACGTCAGAGAGGGTGTTAAGATTGACAAGGCCAAGTGTGAAGAAAAATTCAATGAATAAAAAG CTGGGGAATACACCACCAGGAAAACTTTTATCAGAGGACCAATTGAAACCATTTGCAGAGATAAGTCCACAATGGTCATATTCATCTAGAAGTTACACATCTGGGGAAAGCTCTTCATCATTAAAATCAAATGAAAGTAATGACAATGTTAGCTCTAAAAAGTCGACAATTTCTTCTGATATAGTACTGCAACAGGGACCACATATGACATATCCCTTGTGGGAAAACGATGGTTTGCTATGTTGGTTAGATGCAGCATTAGCGATGCTGGTGCTTAACACAACATTGCGGGAAACTAAGTCAAAGGATGAAACCTCCCTAGTCAATCACCTTATAAAGGACTACCAAAAACTGTTAAATGCGTTTAATTTGCATGGCGTGTATACACAGGTGCGTCCACAGCTTCGGGAATTACGCCAatgctttttaaaattcttgCAACCAAAACTGTTGTCCAGTGATGATCAGGATGACTCTCCCCTATTTTTGTTGCCGTTCATCCTGAAAGCAGACGAAAAACTTTATGCAGACTTAGAGGTTGATTTTACGTGCAGATTTCATTGCAATGAGTGTGGATTTGAGAAGACAGATGG GTTCAACAAAATGATCATATCTCTTCCCAACTGCAATGAAGATTTAAGCTTCGATGACAACATACATTTTTCAAGAGCGTGCTACCATTGCTTCAAGGCTGGCCAAAGAACACAATTTCATATCAACag ACATCCAAAAATTATGTTCGTCCATTTCAAGGAGGGCGTGACAACTCGACAATTTTGGAATGAGTTCAACTTTACAGGTCCGGACAACGATAGGTACATTGTGACACAAATTATACAGTACCTACACAAGAAACGACACTTTGTTTTGTGGTCTTACAGTTTTGAAG AAAAATTATGGCTACAAGCTGACGACCTGAAGGAACATGTGGTAAATTTTAAGTACAAACAGCCAAGATGTCGCCCAGAAGAGGTGCATCTTGTTATTTGGGAGCGCTTGTCTGTGTTGCAAGCGGTCATCAAAACAAAGCTAAAAGTAGCTTTACCAAAACTTGAATTATCGAGTCCACTGGATTCTCCGTCTGTGTATACAATGTTGAGTAGAAGATTTGGTGCAAGTCGTTGCTCGAGCAAGACAGCTTCTATTGTGAGTAGTGATGGACTGACTCCCTTACATTCTCCTTCGGGACTATCGAAAGTTAGTTTGATTAAAGGCATGCAGAACGTGCCGAGGTTTCAACCGTACATGTCGAAGCAAAAAGGGAAACAAAGTTTGAATAAATCGAGTCAAAATCGAAAAGATACCGGCAGCAATAAAGTTAAACTAGAGTCTGATAGAAATAACGAGTCTGCAACTGAAAGCACTAAGGTCAGCAATTTTTCATGCACTTCTTCGCTTGTTTTGACTCTTTCTGAAGCTGTCACAGCGAGTGTACTAAGCAGTGAAAAAAGCAGCGGCGAAACCAACGATAGTGTTATCGCAATGAGCGTAACAAGTAGTTCTAGCAGCGAAACAAACGATATTAGAGCGTTACCAAAACGAATAGATGTCGATACAACAGCAGTGTTGAATCGAGTGAAAGACATTTTATCCGTCGAATTTGAAGAAATGGATATATTTCCTTCCAAAGACGAGACAAAAACAATTGAATCTAGTGACTCATATGAAAATGATGAGAATGAAATTGATTTTCAAATGGGAGGTGTTGACGTAATTAGCGATAAATTATTGGACGATATATTAGATGGAAATTTATGA